In Sphingobacterium sp. SYP-B4668, the sequence AGGTGATATGGGGGCTAGAGATTATCCACATCAATTCTTTCTATTTGAAGTACCTATAAAAAAGGGTGAAAAGATGACATGTTTCATTAAACTTAGAAGTGGCACCCAACTTTCAGCTCCAATTTCTATACACAGCCCTAAAGGGTTAATAAGAACACTTTTAAATACAGATATTTTCTCTGCAATATATATTGGACTTATGTTATCCATGATTTTGTATAACATATTTCTGTATTTTTCGACTCGTGAGCCACATTATTATGTTTATGTGAATTATATTTTTTGGGTTGCCGTCGCACAGTTAGCGGTTTTAGGGGTTATAGAGCCTATCTTTGGAGTATATAATAGCTGGGTATCTAGTCGATTTCTTACCTTCTCTGGCGCTATGTCAGGCATTGGTGCGATTTTCTTTGTAAAGTCGTTTCTTCATACAAAGAAAAATGCTCCAAGACTTCATGTACTCTTAAATGTATTTTTGGTAGGATATTTGGTTGCTATCGGACTTTTGGGATTGAATGTAGTAATACCAGCATATAAAATGGTCAATGTTGTAGCTGGAGGTGGTTCAACAATTGTTTTGATATTAGCTTTTAGATTATCGAGTCAAAAGTACCAACAAACTAAATATTTTCTTTACGCATGGTGTGTCTTTTTAGTAAGCGTTTTGATATATGTGCTTAAAGACTATAATGTATTACCTTATAATTTTTTTACATTACGATCTGTTCAAATAGGATCTGTGTTCGAAGCTATATTGCTTTCTTTCGCTTTAGGTGATAAGATTAATATTTATCGTAAAGAAAAGGATGAATCCCAAGCTCGTGAATTGGAGACTTCTTTGGAGAATGAGCGCCTTATTAGGGAGCAAAATGTCGTTTTGGAGCAAAAGGTAGAGGAGCGTACTCATGAATTGACCCAGTCAAATGAATCCCTGCAGACCACATTGACTCATCTTAAGGAAACGCAGTCACAGTTGGTTGAGGCAGAAAAAATGGCCTCTTTGGGACAACTCACTGCTGGAGTTGCACATGAAATTAACAATCCAATTAATTTTGTGTCATCCAATGTTGCACCTTTGAAAAGAGACATCAAAATGATTTGGGAGACTTTGGAAGAAATCGAAAAAATAGCGCTCAACGATACATTGTCTTACGATGAAAAGCAATTAGCTATTGCAGCCTATAAGGAAGAACTCGATATAGAATACCTCAAGATCGAGGTTGATTTTTTGCTTAAGGGGATGCAAGATGGTGCGCAAAGGACGGCAGAAATTGTCAAGAGCTTGCGTATTTTTTCGCGTGTGGATGAGGATACACTTAAGTATGC encodes:
- a CDS encoding sensor histidine kinase, with the protein product MNYRGFLVIFLMLTSFLRTYAGDAFVFTTESDGEYIGKYVFVLKDPTKKLTFVDVRHRPDLFQRSGQEVPNLGVQDVNNWIRFEIENLSTDEKLVVNLSHANIDEVIFYSLKNGDIDSTTMKLGGDMGARDYPHQFFLFEVPIKKGEKMTCFIKLRSGTQLSAPISIHSPKGLIRTLLNTDIFSAIYIGLMLSMILYNIFLYFSTREPHYYVYVNYIFWVAVAQLAVLGVIEPIFGVYNSWVSSRFLTFSGAMSGIGAIFFVKSFLHTKKNAPRLHVLLNVFLVGYLVAIGLLGLNVVIPAYKMVNVVAGGGSTIVLILAFRLSSQKYQQTKYFLYAWCVFLVSVLIYVLKDYNVLPYNFFTLRSVQIGSVFEAILLSFALGDKINIYRKEKDESQARELETSLENERLIREQNVVLEQKVEERTHELTQSNESLQTTLTHLKETQSQLVEAEKMASLGQLTAGVAHEINNPINFVSSNVAPLKRDIKMIWETLEEIEKIALNDTLSYDEKQLAIAAYKEELDIEYLKIEVDFLLKGMQDGAQRTAEIVKSLRIFSRVDEDTLKYADINEGLESTMVILNSLMQNGIEVQKDFGDLPKVECYAGKLNQVFLNMLTNAIYAINKKFESKVGGKLMIHTGILDNNTSIYVKIVDNGIGIPDDIRERIFDPFFTTKDVGEGTGLGMSIAYNTIAKHQGKILVDSTLGEGTTFTLIIPVQQNI